The Punica granatum isolate Tunisia-2019 chromosome 4, ASM765513v2, whole genome shotgun sequence sequence agtattttcgattaattactcgagtattcACCACCTTTTGGAAATagcaaattttcttattttaaccccaattttatgattttttcaaaaataatgctatttgggacgttttcgaatttcgcgtacgttgacgtcaattttcaaaattcgggacaaaattcgagattgaaaataatttcatcgcATGATATCgatcattgaatttttctgaacgtgatggcggtctcgaattatttttccgacgtTCGATCGAGAAGacggaattttcaatttgtacgcgcgtcaatttcgaaaaaaaaaaaaaaaaaaaaaaaaaggtcacggtcagaagtcagtgACTTCTTACCGCTGCTTCTCCTTCATCATTTcttttcctgttcttcttcttcctcttttcttcattttctttttcttttcttttctttttcttcttcttccttgcaGGGACGTCTCCCGACCCGTGACCTCTGTGCCGATTGAACCCGAGCCTGCCAACTCCTCTGCGCACGCGACTTctctgcacacgccaacgATTTCCGACACGCGAACGCCgactctctctcgctctctctctctctctctctctctcggtttttTCGGGACAAAACCGAAGCTCACACGAAAAATTGGAGGGAGCTCACAGACGAACAACACCCGAAAACTCTCAACTCACAGAttctctccctcagctcgttTGGACGATCCGTCCTCAGCTCCCGGACTCGGACCCCTCGGCTCGgatcctccctctctctcggCAGCTCATAGTTCGGCCGGGAGTTCACGAAAAAAATCCCTCAGCTCACCCGGATTTTTCCCCCACAGCTCACCCACGGCGAGAAACCTCCAGCTCGCCTACGGCCGAGAAATCCACAGCTCGACGATTTTCTCGAAAAATCTCTCAGACCCGAAGGCCCCCCAGCTCCTTTTTTCTCCAGCTCGCGATTAACTCCCGGGTCGAACCCGTAATTCCTCGGACAGCTCGACTCCCCGGCTCTCTCTTACTCGTCTCGTCCTCACGGCTCCCATTTCGCCCTCACGCTCGGCCCGTAGCTCGCCCACTTTCTCCGAACGGGAGACCCTCGGCTCGTGACCTCCGAGCTCGTCCCGCAGCTCGCCACCCCACAGCTCGCTCTCCCGGCTTTCCCTCACCTCGGCTCCCTCGGCTCACCGATCCCTTAACTCGACCGACACCCCCTCTGGACGGTCCTCACGCACGGCCCGCCGCCACCCCAATTGCATCCATTCTCTTCGATTTCCATTTTCGGCACTAACCGGGTCGGTCCATTTTTCTATCCGGGTCGCACAGGTAACGCGGAACGGACACACGCCGACTCAGCCCGTGTCCAGTGGCTCAGTCGGCCCAGctcggcccagttcggcccGGCCCAGCCGCGTCCAGAAGCCCAGCGGtccattcggcccagtccggcccattCGGCCCAATTCGGCCCATCAACCCAGCGGCCCAGCTCCCCAAcgaaattttttgatttttttctaattttttattttacagaacCACCCCTCAACTTTTCGAATTAGGTAAATCCttgacttagtggcatgattagggctccatttctgaatattaatgtttgcttgatgaatatgatgtgaaatgagcgttattgagtcgtgtgggtgatcggattcgtcccgaactcgattttacgaacatttcattttgtctcatttcagtcccgtatttttattttttcagatttgccccgaattttaaaatggtttccagtcaagtcccggtcattttaatatctccagatcagtcctgaacttttcggaaattttaaatcagtccctgaatttttcggaattttcacatcagtccctgaacgttttgcaattttcaaatcagtcctgaactttcCGAAAATTTCACATTAGTCCCTAaactttttgcaattttcaaatcaatccctgaatgtttcggaattttcacattagtccctgaactttttggaattttcaaatcagtcctgaacattttccaaagacatccagccctttcctacttggatcaccgaccgacaacgtatgtgccatgtttaaatattttattcctgTAATTATATGCATACGGCATGACGTGTGTGTTTTGCATGATGTTTCGCTCCCCATGaatcggtgtcgttttatcgatttcgttgaTATCACGTTTtgtgtgtatgtttgtatgtatttatcatgatcatggcggcaccggttatgtaaatttgtatgttcgTCGTGCTTGATGCGGTAATATGCTCTTGATCCGTGtttaaatgctttattttctcgttttaatcgaacCTCACATGtatcggattaatcatgcaaaaattcgacctaaaattaatttttaaatcctaaggtggtcgggaattaggattcgcatcggacggtccatcaatgatcggccCGACGGTCTGAAACCCGAATATTTAGAGTATTtggcaaaatattaattaatttaatcaataatttcactaacgggtaattggacgttcatgcgattaattaattcacttggccctaataattttgtacgaatCGGTAATAAACCGATAACACGCGTCGATGGGTTGCAAACATgtgttggtgcccttctcaaattgcaaaattttataaaactcgagacacgtggttcgatgtgacatggatgtctaggaaggacttgcgcgtcttgactcgaggcatcacctgatttcaggaaactcaggtcaggacgtggaagttcttcttagatcacttccggatagattaaccgatctttgGGTTTtctagggttcttgacaaccctggaaggtccaggggatcggttagtgccggtcacaggccgaggcgGCCCGTACCGCGTAATCCTTCTTttccgaaaataattttcacctcaagggcaaaatcgtctgtttgcaacttagcgacacccctatggttagaataatagaaacactacggtatcaggatagggatgggctacctgtctaggcgcggtttcatctgcatagcccgctctatccgatcgatgagtttttgttattctagcatagtctcgggtagttatttctggtggattggctcaaaatacaaataccggactaattgtgtacTTAGCTAAGACAAAAATGGGCAATAGcgggataggcactaggttccAGGATGTACAGGCGGAAttaatgttcggtaataacctgtaacaaccgtagtgtcacgacatagaacaatcctaaaataacccacaaacacaagacttgacaacagacgtcacgtacgtcaagCCCTCgaaaaataatgccaaatgcgaaataccttcccgaggcgatccCCGATCGATTCGCACCTTGTACCCATTTTGtctgttttagggtaggatttgcatgccaagataccacggttaataatcggttaattcacgtaaattcgacaataacaaaaccccattgtttgcttatttacgcccgttttgttacattcttgcacttgttttgttacgcggatcgagctcgatcccTTAGGATGCGATCcatatggggtccaacgccccaccgtagatcacggggtctaaccccctaacactgagcgcgcatcttaatttcaattccagtcttttcaaaccacacggtgagcacgagtggaataataacctaacgcgattcgaccgggattcagttgttgtaacttgtattttatttatttgagaggacaatgtaaggatttatatagtacattcattcatgtaagaatcccggtcggagagtggacggtcgaagtgttccttcgaatttacggtgtcaaaatgcgtaagatgagcggaacttaattaagcggtaattaaataaaaatggcaagcctagacaagttagagtaccgatagggcatgcgagatataggctcgcatgtaacagaacccccgaattcggaacctcgggtttcgcagaccatatgccttagcaattaggtgtaccccgtacccctagacccgggtaacttgccggccctcgacctttcaggtcgtaaaatggcaagtggcgactccttctcacgtgcgtccgtcgcgcgtccccgggaaggtggacactcccaagccgcgttgcataggcgcgcgcacgcgtgccccgacgagatgaaattcgggtgcgcacactcaTCATCGCCCTCCATAAACAATCGCAGGGGGAAGGTTTTCCTTTGGTTactattgttttttttttagtttcttttttattttaagaaaattttgaaataattatttatgggTGTATAGGtcatttcctttttatatTCCAATCCTAAACCTTAGTGTACCCCAAACATACAATTAGGATATTTTATATCCTCGGCATTTGAAATCCCATCTCATCCCATCCCTATCCCAATCCCTAACCCGGTGACCAAACATAACCTAAACTGTCATTTTGATGATACAATTAGCATATGCAAACTAGGATATAATAAGTCACCCACATGTGCTTGCAAATGAACTTATTTAGATCTAGTGACTTGTGGAATGTTCATGGGTTCGAAACTCCTCtctttgtttatttatatatttggccactcttctctctttattattttggccaaactctcctctctttatttttctctcctctctccatttgaaaaataaaaaatctatataatatataaacttgaataCATTGTAATAAATAGTGGCATAActgtaaatatatatgcaatttggattaaaaatgattaattaatgaatgcatataaataaaaagtttataaatattttcatttgtaTATGCCTAAATATATTTGAACgtgaaatattttgatttttaatatatcctcaaaacttatataaatattataattacaaaattatcatCAAGACTtacatttaataattttttaccgaatttaaaaatgataattttgaaaaaattatactGCTACTTTCCTTGTTCAATATGATAGTAATATATGCACTAGTCATAATTCCTTAAAatatttggatataattattagattttatatactataggaaaaggaaatattgtttatgaaaattttgaaatttaactaaaaatagTAAAGTTTGAATTAGATAAACTCAATTATATTTGTAGTAAAAGTCTCGTGCGATGCACAGGTCAAAAAGACCTagtttacatatataataggACAGAGAAAAACAGATTTGGGCCTACTTGAGCATTTCCTGAATGGACCCATCTTTTGTGGCCCACAATGAAGCCCAGTAGGGAGCAAACTTCGGTTGTAGTTCAATAATTTAAAACGACTTTTGAGTGAGCTATACATTATGcaataaattttattgatttttgttatgtcatatattatattatttaattaggtATTCCATTTTTAAGAATTATCACTagtcaaaatatattttacaatTTAAATATTCACAAAAATCTTAAACCATATTGAAGAAAGGGTTTTGGCGAGCAATGACACAGGACGCCGACTTGAGACCAACAAGTTCTAAATTCAATAATCATCATGAGACTTGTGTACCcttcattttgctttgattATTTCATACTAGATGAAAGGCCAGCGTGTATGTGCAGACTATAATTATTATGACAATGAGCTAATCAAGATATCATAAACTCGAAAAATAGtaatataataacaaaaatggaaaagtgcatctCTACGTGCGGACtggaataattatgacaacgAGCTAATCAAGATATCATAAACTTGAAAGATAGTAATATAATAACAACaatggaaaagtgcatctCTATCATCTCCTTTATCATAAGAAAATATTGAGTTGTTTATTGAAAATGGAGAAGTTTACCACTAACAAAATGAAAGTAACAAATCATAACCTCGTCACCTTAAAGTCATCAAGAAATCAATCGAATCCTTTTTTCATATAAACACCTTGGTGGTCTAGCAAACTCTATAGTTATGAAAATCAAGAGAGCAAATCCTATCACCGTTTGGTAGTAAAAGAGAAATGTTTGTCCATTATATATAGGACTTTTAGATTTAAGTGAGTTTTTAACTCACAATAATTCAAATGTTTGGATTTCCATGAATTATGACCTTTTGTCTTCCTTCAGTTTGAATCTTTTGGACTTCCATAAATTATGACCGTCAGACTTTTGCAATCTAGGGACTTTTGGACTTCCATGAGCCAGGTTGCACCACAATATTATACCATTGGTCATAATTCTATTGGCGAGGATCGAAAAATCACTCAACCTAAACACACATTTGTCCTACGTGGCACTCTCTTATGCGTTCCTCCTCCTTTAATTATTGTATATAAATTCTTGTATACTAGGCTCATGGCCTCTATTatgatccaaaaaaaaagtaatatgtacaatttgaaatatttccttttataacAGTACATGTTTATACCATACATGAGAAGATTTAATTTAAGAActtttccatattttttaattttaaaaaattctgtTAATTCTTTGCACGAAAGATTGGCATCATATTCGAACCGGACTCACTTGGGCCAAAGTCCAATCCATGAGGGCTGCCTGAACATCCCGGATTACGGCCCGAGACCAATATATGTGTCCCGTTTGTAAACCTTGGCCAACGGCAGCATCCACTTCATCCTTTCCTTCTTATTGCTCGATTAATTGCTTCCATGGTCTGTATCCGGTTAAAGGAGTTGCCATCAGAAGATAGCCGGTAATGAGTTTCCTACAAAGACAATACCATTTCAGTTTTTCTTGAGAATCCGGGGAGGAAGAGGCAACACCATCGAGTATCGACCGAGGGATCATGCGCGACTGAGTTTCTGTGCCCAACGCGAGCCTTGATCTATGAGAGGTTATACAGTGTAATACTGCCGTGCCGATCCAGGCCGACCTTTATCTGTATTTTAGATTACCGCTAATGCATGCAGGTTTGAACATCCATATCTACACATGACAGTGCTTACAGATTCCGAAAATCCATCCACCGATGGAGAAATTTTTTGTAGATTTCCACATCGAATCAATCAAGAGTTGATTTCGTTTTCGATTAGCTGGGGGGACTCAAATAAGCCCCGACTTGCTAGAGCTAGATTTCCATCTCTATATGCGTTATGTACAAGAAATAAGCTCTCGTAGTCCACCAAAAAGGCATCTGCAGAACACAATCTCTTCATTCCTTCCCTGTCCAAGCGACGTTCACTTATGTTTGCCGTTCTTCAAAAATGTACTTCGTGCTTCAGTTCGTATTCGTGGTGGGTGTGGGGCCGGGTATGGAAATGGCATGATGCTGAGGCCACGAAACTCGTTCAGGAGGGCAAGGAACGGGAGCAGGGCAAGCGATGTAGGTGGGAATATCGTCTCCGGGCATCAGAACCGAAACTCCATTAGCATATACTGACAGCTGCCAAAAAACAATAACAGCTTTTATATCATTTGATGCTCATCCCATGCAAACGGATGTAACTATAACAAAGCTTAGAAGATGGCCAAAGTATGTATCAAATCGAAACTACTAATAAACATTGTTGCAAATACGAAGAGCAACTCGTGTTAAATTCAAGAAACAAATGTAAGAGCAACAGACGATTCAAAAAAATACGAATTATTTTCTCATCAACATCGATTTTAATGAGGACGAATATTGTGAATGtgcgaaaatgaaaatctCAGGTACAGCTTATTTGAATCAATATCATTGTTGCAGAAAATTACAGGTCATTTTCTTCTATTACGATCAGAGGCAATCCAAAATAACAACACAACCTTTGATCAACAAGGAAATGGCGACAACAAGAGCAACGAGTGCCTTTCCTTCGAGCTCGATATTAAGTGTCAAATGACTCGAAGCATAATTTCGAGCTGTAACATTCAAATGATTCTAGTCCCTGGATAATAAAGGTGTTGTCTAAAATGCATTCTTAAATCATTCATCCTCCTGGTGGAGCCTCGTGCAAAGGGATAACCTTTAGTTTGAGTTCtcgaaaaacaaataaaagccATTTTAATATGATCCCTTGATCGCTATGGACGCCGAGTTGTGGGCTATGGATGCATATTATTGGATGACTAGCTAGGCAATTGTCTGCAGGACCACTTCATACAATTATAGGAACTTTACAACACATAATCCTCACAATCAGATTATTTTAATGTCACAATTTTAAATGATGAAACCTAGACAAAGCAAACAAATTGGGATAAAATACAAGATCACGAAAGATATGGAGAAGGGCCAAAGGCTGTGCTCGACCTCGCACGCTATGCGGGGCTAAAGCATTAAACAAGGGGATAGTCATTTCAACTCCGCGGCTTCTCCGAGGGAGAACTCTATGACGAATCCATGAACCGACAAATTGCCAAGATTCATTATGTGATTAGCATGAGGTTTCAAATTCGATCAAGAACGTGACAATTTCTAGTAAGCTCTCATGTAACGACTAGACCTGCTCACGGGCACTATCCCAACTGGCCCGACCAACACATAGGGGGGAACTGGACATCGACATGGGCTGCAACCGAATGGATATATACAATTTATAAAGATTTCCAATCCCAGCTGGAAAGAGTGGGACAATTCCATAATATAGGACCATCAACAGATTAGAGATATCTTATCGCTGATTGAATTTAGCCAGACACTAtttaattaccaaaaaaaaattagccaGAAATTTCAGAAACTTCCACAATTTCTTATGGATGCACCGTCGGTCCAGCACTATAAGGAAATAATTCAacagaaaaaagtaataatataaTAGGATATATATTCCTACGTACTCCATAAATACTATAGGCTGAAATAGCAAATTATTATGCCCCCCTATCACATCAAGGAGCTTTTAGATTTAGTGAATGAAATGGACAAATGATATgccaaaataaattaaaagagaagTGTACTGACCGTATTGACATTGACAGCAAACAAAAGCAATACGATTTAATCTTTAATGAGTGAGTCCCTTTTCTCCTTTTGGCTGCCAAAAAAATACCTTGTGCAAATTACACTGATGGGGATACTTTAATATTGTATTTGGATTTGGAGATCcatcttttgttttatttttttctttttattttcctgtTTTTCCAATTGGCAGAATATCAATAGATGttgctttttccttttttcttgtcGGAgctgaaataattaaaaaaaaatgtggaaCTTCTACAAATTATTTGCCAAAAAAGTTTACAGAAaaggaattaatttttttctcaatataCGGCTAAAATGAAGGGACAATAAGAATTTCACTCCAATATCAATGTGAGATAAACTTTCGAGATCGATTTTAGCTCCCTTAGATTGTGTCggaaaaaaacattttttcgGTAAGAGATTAGATACTCAGGAAATGATTTTGTACGATGTGATGCGATACGACGCCGCGAATATATTTTGTAGATTCCTCGACCCGGTAAGATCCATGTCAGTGAAAAAATTCACCATCAAATCGAAGTCGATACGACTCATGAGTCTGATATACGACAATACGGGGGGCCGCTCTGCCCCGAATCCCGGAtaatcaaaaaagaaatggaaaatgcGGCGAGCAGCAGCTTACTTTCGGAGAAGGGCACCTGAGCTTGCCGGAGAGCTCGGCCCGGGACGCAAGATCGCGGCGTTGCCGTGCGATGGGCGGGGGCGGGTTGGGGCGGAGGAACCGCTCGAAGATGGCCATTACGAGGAACATGGAGATGAGAATGGCGGTGGCGACGAACCCGAAGGACACCGCATTGACGGAGTTGTCGAAGCTCCGGCTGCCCCAGGAGTGGTCGTCCCTCTGCTGCTGATGCAGGGGGCTCGCCGGAGCTCCCAGCGGCGACCAGCTGCCAAAACGGCCTGCCTCTGCCGCCATTGTTAATCGGAGAAgtccatcatcttcttcatcatgaAGATGAGGAAGGATGTTTGTCTTTATTTACAGGAATGCCACTGGGACAGAGCTTTCTTTGATGTTTGGGTCTTGTCTGAACGAaggagcagagagagagagagagagagagagagagagagagtattcGGACTGGAATGTTGGGCTCAGCGTCGTCTGATGAGTCATGAGAGATATAAAAAGGAGACCGGGAggatgaaaatcaagaaatgtTGAAGTGGTCCCCAAAGTTCGCATACATTTTTAATTGGGCActttactttttaattttttattttcctaatCTCAAGGCTTTGCTTCTCATCTTGGTTAGAGCTTTCGACGTTATTCATCCcgtgagaaaaaaaaaaagcaaaaaaggtTCCCCCATACTTGAGCAAAGTTTTTGAGTTCGAAAAGTAATGCCACTCGAAAAATTACACAAACAGTTTTGGTCTATGTAATTTTTCAAAGAGATTTTAGATAATAGTGTGAGATTTTAAGTTGTCACCACCATTTAATCTAAAAGGTTGACATTGTTAAATATGATGTGATTTATTGTTTTATCTCAATAGATAGACTGCTATGGTATTAGTTGAATGTCTTTGCATTCCTTACCAAATGATTTTGGTATTTTTAATCTAATAGGTAAAATAGTTTGAGACTTACTGAAAATAATATAGTAGAATtacttatatccaaaaaagGTACTTGAATTTTATGAGTTAAATAGTAAACTTTGAAAACGCGAGACCCTTGAACCCAGATTTTAGTTTTGGATTGTAAATGTaccatttgaaaagttcaaatgATTCCATGAGTTTGGAAgtactatttttttcttttggccaaTTTTCTctataatattatttcaatGCATTtacgagtttttttttttagtatgaAGGAAGCCTCCTAAAACAAATTATCGGATTTGAGTGGGTGAACTATGAATCCGACGATGATATTAAGACATTCAAGCGAGAACTCATTAGCCAAAAATCATGGATCTAGAATAAGAATAAGAGACTTAACCGGAAATGTACGTATTGAAAACGGAATTTATCTCAATGGaggaaagatttttttttctctctattATGATAAGTTCAATGGAGGAGAGATAATTAATGTATCCCACTCATTCTCTACTTCATTAATGCTATGTGTGATTAATATGCATTAACTGGTCAATGCAAATAATATGTCATAAATTATCAGGTCCCCCAACTCATCTAATTTCATATGGCATTTATAGATATCAATTAATcgatgaaaattaaaaagcaatttattaaaagttgtaaatatatgataaatattaaatgatCCTACCTCACATTGACATGAGGagcaaaaatcaataaaaactttttaatgaaaagtaattatgataattatctGAGTGATTAGTactaattttcatattttatacaATTTAATTGGTACATTTTTACGTTACGTGGTGAGGTACATCACTCAAGAACTTCTCGTATATACGTATATTTCTTTTCGGGGACCCAATATATAAGTGGAAAGAAATAAGACAACACATGAAGAATAAAGGAGACGAGAGCTTCCATCCACCAATGCAAGCTGCCAAAGGGACATAGGGCCTGTGGAATATCTTTTGCTTATAATTTTCACCCGAAATTATCGACTGAAAATTCCTcgacaaaaaatatattcctAATTAAAGGCTGGGCCATCGCAGCTCCAAATTTTTTTGCTTTATCACGTATGCATTCATTGATGTGGCCCAGCCCCATGAATGAATTCTCCCCGGCTTAATTTTTACTATATTGTTTAGAAATCACCTCGCGgtacaaaaggaaaaacaaaaaaagaggaCAGATACACCGGTCCATTGACCCCATATGATAGTTCTCCACGAGATGAAGTTCGATCCTGATAGGGTTTGTTCTACATACTCctatttaattaacttaaaagtTATTAATTCAAAAGTCAGTTCAGGcgaataaaatcaaaataaaatcacCGATGCGATAATGACCTGATAACGCGCTATCACTTTCTAAATGCTTCAATCAAGAGCTCCATGTATGGCCAAACCAAGTTTTGCGTGTAATCACTCTTCTTATGCATCTCGGATCGAGTGATAGCTCGTTCTTATCAGACATAATGCCAAATTCGGTCATCCAAACTCACCCACATTCATAATCATTTTATATGATTTCGATGACAATTCGTGATACTGTACTGTAATTGGCTCCATGTAATAAAAGAAAGATCATCAATTAACACATCATCGAAAAAGATTATCAATTAACGGTTGAATTTTCAAAGAAATTAAACGTCGACCCACCTAATGAGTCCCTCACATGCACCATGTCGGGGTCCTGTGCCCGTGTCTCCCTGGCCCCTCGACTCAACTGGTCCCCAAATGTGCCCTCTCTCCACGTGTCCCTTCAACCCTCGACCCTCCAACAGGCGTCCACGTGGCAGGCTGGTACCGGTCAGATCTTAATCCTAAACAAAGGCACGAAAGCAGGGAGCCAAATCACACAGCAAAATACTCTCACCCCCGACATGTCAACTTCGTCTGTCGGCCTTTTCAGGTCCTAACAACGAACATACGGACCAATCCGGTTCTTGAGACTGTCTCGTCTCCCATCTCAACGGTTCAGGTTTCTCCTCCGTTCAACGTATGATCGCGACCGTTGATTCAGTGTACTTGGGGTCAAAGTCCCCACACGGGTCAATTGAGCGTCACCCCCCGTCAGATCAGAAAAGTACAGTGACGGGTAATCTCCTCAAGCGTGGTATAGGTATTGCACTCCGGAGTATCCGAGTTTTACGCACAGCTCCCCAAAGTTCTCAGGAGTTATCATTCATACCCTCTGGCATTAAATGTTGTGAATAGGACACATTAACTAGACGTGTGAGATCAATGACTATCGAAAATGAAGTTTATGATggtataattaataataaaaaatcaactATATGATTCATGAGTCTCATTCATGAGCTCATGTCATGACTCCGATTCATGCGCGGATTGTCTTATATGTTTATTTTCAGTTAATATTTGAGTACATATGATTTGATAGAAATACTATAGTTAAATAAATGAGTTAGATTTTTGTGCACTGAGAAagcataaattaaataaatttgccTTATTTGTCACGAAGAAAGTGTTGCATATCTTTGAGGAAAGTCATTTCAGATGAATTGATTTCTGAATTTTtcgaaatttgaaaatataaaagaccTTGTTcaattggaaaatattttcGATCAAACTGCAATGTAAGCAGAAATGGATGGCAAAGGCGGATAAAGCAAATAGTTCAACTTTAAGTTATATATTTGATGAATAAATACATACAATTtcatatataagtaaaaacCTTGAGTTTTTGCATTATCATTCATTTAGTAATTTAGGAAAACATAGTAATTAATAAGTTAATTAGTTTTGA is a genomic window containing:
- the LOC116202291 gene encoding uncharacterized protein LOC116202291 isoform X2; this encodes MAAEAGRFGSWSPLGAPASPLHQQQRDDHSWGSRSFDNSVNAVSFGFVATAILISMFLVMAIFERFLRPNPPPPIARQRRDLASRAELSGKLRCPSPKPKGEKGLTH
- the LOC116202291 gene encoding uncharacterized protein LOC116202291 isoform X1; its protein translation is MAAEAGRFGSWSPLGAPASPLHQQQRDDHSWGSRSFDNSVNAVSFGFVATAILISMFLVMAIFERFLRPNPPPPIARQRRDLASRAELSGKLRCPSPKLSVYANGVSVLMPGDDIPTYIACPAPVPCPPERVSWPQHHAISIPGPTPTTNTN